From the genome of Flavobacterium luteolum, one region includes:
- a CDS encoding SusD/RagB family nutrient-binding outer membrane lipoprotein, with product MKKVLLLMSVVGMMVSCSQDITDMNVDPKKPTSTKAEYLFTNAEKKLVDQMVSTSVNNNVFRLFAQQWTETTYPDESQYNITNRKIPDTHFLVLYRDVLADFHDSRVMIAATATATPADEAVKQNKLALIDILEAYAYSVLVDTFGNVPYTQAIDIQKYPLPAYDDAKTIYQDLIKRLTADVAILKTNSAAANFGAADIIYSGNAASTAKWAKFANSLIIRMAVNMSDIDPAYATTQVQAALASGALANNTDNTKLTYLTTSGNQNPLYADLVTSQRFDFIPAEPFVSAMDAIVPGGDPRMPKYFTNLTSPAPVIPAGRTFVGGTYGAGNVYTSYSQITSTLNNPVFPGTIFDFAELNFLLAEAAEKSLIPGGSAQAKVYYDAGIRASMADWGVTNTAAIDAYIASPKVDYNNPLSGATYKEKIGTQAWFALYNRGYEAWTSYRRLDFPVLKAPQAAINKLIFTVPVRYTYPGAEASINKTNYTKAASDIGGDLLNTKLFWDKF from the coding sequence ATGAAAAAAGTACTTTTATTAATGTCTGTGGTGGGTATGATGGTTTCGTGCAGCCAGGACATTACAGATATGAATGTTGATCCGAAAAAACCAACATCTACTAAAGCGGAATATTTGTTTACAAATGCAGAGAAAAAACTAGTCGATCAAATGGTTAGTACTAGTGTGAATAATAATGTTTTTAGATTATTTGCACAACAATGGACAGAAACCACTTATCCTGATGAAAGCCAGTACAACATTACAAACAGAAAAATTCCTGATACACACTTTTTGGTTCTGTACAGAGACGTTCTAGCTGATTTTCACGATTCAAGAGTTATGATTGCAGCAACAGCTACTGCGACTCCTGCTGACGAAGCAGTTAAGCAAAATAAATTGGCGCTTATTGATATTTTGGAAGCTTACGCTTACAGTGTATTGGTAGATACTTTTGGAAATGTTCCTTACACACAAGCAATTGATATTCAGAAATATCCTTTGCCAGCTTATGATGATGCAAAAACTATCTATCAGGATCTTATTAAAAGATTAACTGCAGATGTTGCAATCTTAAAAACAAATAGTGCAGCAGCTAACTTTGGTGCGGCAGATATTATCTATTCAGGTAATGCTGCAAGTACTGCAAAATGGGCAAAATTTGCTAATTCATTGATCATTAGAATGGCGGTTAATATGTCTGATATTGATCCGGCTTATGCAACTACTCAAGTTCAGGCAGCTCTTGCTTCTGGTGCTTTGGCTAATAATACTGATAATACAAAATTGACTTATTTAACTACATCAGGAAACCAAAATCCATTGTATGCTGATTTAGTAACTAGCCAGAGATTTGATTTTATTCCTGCGGAGCCTTTTGTTTCTGCTATGGACGCTATTGTTCCAGGTGGTGACCCAAGGATGCCTAAATATTTTACTAACCTAACTTCTCCAGCTCCAGTTATTCCTGCAGGAAGAACATTTGTTGGTGGAACTTATGGTGCAGGAAATGTTTATACATCTTACTCACAAATAACATCAACATTAAACAATCCAGTTTTCCCTGGAACTATCTTTGATTTTGCGGAGTTGAATTTCTTATTGGCAGAAGCTGCAGAGAAAAGCTTAATCCCAGGTGGTTCTGCTCAAGCAAAGGTATACTACGATGCTGGTATTAGAGCTTCTATGGCAGACTGGGGAGTAACTAATACTGCTGCTATTGATGCTTATATCGCGAGCCCAAAAGTAGATTATAACAATCCATTAAGTGGAGCAACGTATAAAGAAAAAATTGGTACTCAAGCATGGTTTGCTCTTTATAACAGAGGATACGAAGCATGGACATCTTACAGAAGATTGGATTTCCCAGTTTTAAAAGCGCCTCAAGCAGCTATAAACAAACTTATTTTCACAGTGCCTGTTAGATATACTTATCCAGGTGCAGAAGCAAGTATCAATAAAACAAATTATACTAAAGCAGCTTCTGATATTGGTGGAGATTTGTTAAATACTAAATTGTTCTGGGATAAATTCTAA
- a CDS encoding putative porin — protein MRIFIFLYLLVVPTLLFSQEKKTAPKNNLDMNTEYSSINDSVKKKKQKIATIDQYKIVTLEHDTIYADTSLTIKSAYRQNHLRKDLFGLQEFSNIGQPLNTLQYSLNSFSPYPEIGFKGKHSIYMQADQIRYYSVATPFTELFFNTTIKKGQNVDSFITLNASKNLNFSIAYKGLRSEGDYNNQLVSAGNLRITTSYATTDKRYAINAHFTNQDIMNEENGGITNDADFEGDNKDYKNRQRLQVYLTDAESFLKGRRLFFDHAFRVNPTDGSNNLYITHQFNYEYKDYEYKQPTVISTITANDGSTTRIQRFGDSYAASNINDQTKYERLYNKVGAAYENSLLGKFIFFIDDYRSNYKYNRIIVDAAGNAVPDNLFLQFNNFGAQYEYQKNKWNGRFLYSRSITNESLSDLDAKLRYDMSEKIKFDFRYRNINKLPNNNYNLYQSSWVSYNWSNNFKNEKINSLSAEITTPWLTGQVQYTVLNDHLYFTDMATTAEKAASEQIVKPMQYGNAINYLEIKASREFKFGPFALDNTLLYQKVDQSDLILNVPDFVTRNTFYYSNHFFKKALFMQTGLVFNYMTKYYGDDYNPVIAEFFIQQEKKIGGFATFDFFVNARIRQTRFYLKAEHFNALFSQSNYYAAPHNPYRDFVLRFGLVWNFFQ, from the coding sequence ATGAGAATATTCATTTTTCTATATCTATTAGTTGTTCCAACTTTATTGTTTTCGCAAGAAAAAAAAACTGCTCCAAAAAATAATTTAGATATGAATACGGAATATTCGAGTATTAATGATTCCGTAAAAAAGAAAAAGCAAAAAATAGCTACAATAGATCAGTATAAAATTGTGACCTTAGAACACGATACCATTTATGCTGATACTTCACTTACTATTAAAAGTGCTTACAGACAGAATCATCTAAGAAAAGATCTTTTCGGACTTCAGGAGTTTTCTAATATTGGACAGCCATTAAATACACTTCAATATAGTTTGAATAGCTTTTCGCCTTATCCTGAAATTGGTTTTAAAGGAAAGCACTCTATTTATATGCAGGCAGATCAAATTAGATATTACTCTGTTGCAACACCTTTTACAGAGTTGTTTTTTAATACAACAATAAAAAAAGGACAAAATGTAGATTCTTTTATCACATTAAATGCTTCTAAAAATCTTAATTTCTCTATTGCTTATAAAGGACTAAGATCGGAAGGGGATTATAATAACCAATTGGTTAGTGCTGGAAATTTAAGAATTACAACCAGTTATGCGACAACCGACAAGCGTTATGCGATAAACGCACATTTTACGAATCAGGATATAATGAATGAAGAAAATGGCGGTATTACAAACGATGCTGATTTTGAAGGTGATAATAAAGATTATAAAAATAGACAGCGATTACAGGTTTATTTGACTGATGCGGAATCCTTTTTAAAAGGAAGAAGATTGTTTTTTGATCACGCATTTAGAGTGAACCCAACCGATGGAAGCAATAATTTATACATAACGCATCAGTTTAACTACGAATATAAAGATTATGAATATAAGCAGCCAACTGTAATCTCAACCATAACTGCAAACGACGGATCTACCACACGTATACAGCGATTTGGAGACTCTTATGCAGCTAGTAATATTAACGATCAGACAAAATATGAAAGGCTGTATAATAAGGTAGGAGCAGCTTATGAGAATTCGCTTTTAGGGAAATTTATATTTTTTATAGACGATTACAGATCCAATTATAAATACAACCGAATCATTGTTGATGCTGCAGGAAATGCGGTTCCAGATAATTTGTTTTTACAGTTTAATAATTTCGGTGCTCAGTATGAATATCAGAAAAACAAATGGAATGGTCGATTTTTATATTCAAGATCAATAACCAATGAATCGCTTTCAGATTTAGATGCTAAGTTGCGATATGATATGAGCGAAAAAATCAAATTTGATTTTAGATACCGCAACATCAATAAACTGCCAAACAACAATTATAATTTGTACCAAAGTAGCTGGGTTTCTTACAATTGGTCTAATAATTTTAAAAACGAAAAAATTAATTCGTTAAGCGCAGAGATTACAACGCCTTGGTTAACAGGGCAGGTTCAGTATACGGTTTTAAATGATCATTTGTATTTTACGGATATGGCCACAACTGCAGAAAAAGCGGCGAGTGAGCAGATTGTTAAGCCAATGCAGTACGGTAACGCGATTAACTATCTAGAAATAAAAGCAAGCAGAGAGTTTAAATTTGGACCTTTTGCACTAGATAATACACTTTTGTATCAGAAAGTAGACCAGTCAGATTTAATTTTAAATGTGCCTGATTTTGTAACTAGAAATACATTCTATTATTCAAATCATTTCTTTAAAAAAGCATTGTTTATGCAAACAGGGCTTGTATTTAATTATATGACAAAATACTACGGAGATGATTATAACCCTGTAATTGCAGAATTTTTTATACAGCAGGAAAAGAAAATTGGAGGTTTTGCAACATTCGATTTCTTTGTAAATGCCAGAATACGTCAGACTCGTTTTTACTTAAAAGCGGAACATTTTAATGCTTTATTTTCACAAAGCAACTATTATGCAGCGCCTCATAATCCGTATCGTGATTTTGTGTTGCGTTTTGGTCTGGTTTGGAATTTCTTCCAATAA
- a CDS encoding PspC family transcriptional regulator: MSAILKLKFFFEKYGFHVSSRLADKLGMRVTSVRLFFIYISFVTAGLGFGVYLTLAFWIRLKDLIRSKRTSVFDL, from the coding sequence ATGTCAGCAATTTTAAAACTTAAATTTTTTTTTGAAAAATATGGTTTCCATGTTTCTTCAAGACTAGCAGATAAACTCGGAATGCGTGTTACAAGTGTTCGTTTGTTTTTCATATATATATCGTTTGTTACCGCTGGTTTAGGATTTGGAGTCTACTTGACTCTCGCTTTCTGGATTCGCCTAAAAGATTTAATTCGATCAAAAAGAACATCAGTATTTGATTTATAA
- a CDS encoding 3'-5' exonuclease, translating into MNFTAIDFETATGYHPCSVGIVTVENGIIVDEYVTLIKPPNNVYNPFTIRVHGIYPKDTVNAKSFFQIYPEIERRLKNRVVVAHNESFDRNVLMKTMLLHGLNYDDLNIASKWECTVKIYKAKGIKPTKLSDCCREMDIQLNHHEALSDARACAKLYMLR; encoded by the coding sequence ATGAATTTTACTGCTATTGATTTTGAAACTGCAACGGGATATCATCCATGCTCAGTTGGTATTGTTACAGTCGAAAACGGAATTATAGTTGACGAGTATGTAACTTTAATTAAACCTCCTAATAATGTATATAATCCGTTTACAATTCGCGTTCACGGAATTTATCCTAAAGATACTGTTAATGCCAAATCGTTCTTTCAGATATATCCTGAGATAGAAAGAAGGCTTAAAAATAGAGTTGTGGTAGCGCATAATGAAAGCTTTGATCGTAATGTTTTAATGAAAACAATGCTGTTGCATGGTTTAAATTATGATGATTTGAATATCGCTTCAAAATGGGAATGCACGGTGAAGATTTACAAAGCAAAAGGTATAAAACCAACCAAATTAAGTGATTGCTGTCGAGAAATGGATATTCAGCTCAATCACCATGAAGCATTGTCAGATGCAAGAGCCTGTGCTAAATTGTATATGCTTCGTTAA
- a CDS encoding pyridoxal-phosphate dependent enzyme has product MDFSNNILETIGNTPLVKLNKIVAEIDALVLAKVETFNPGNSVKDRMAVKMIEDAEADGRLKPGGTIIEGTSGNTGMGLALVAIVKGYKLICVISDKQSKEKMDILRAVGAKVVVCPTDVEPTDPRSYYSVSKRLAEETPNSWYVNQYDNMSNSLAHYEQTGPEIWKQTEGKITHFVVGVGTGGTISGVGKYLKEQNPNIKIWGIDTYGSVFKKYHETGIFDENEIYSYITEGIGEDILPKNVDFSLIDGFTKVTDKDAAVYTRKIALEEGIFVGNSAGACIKGLLQLKEHFKPEDVVVVLFHDSGSRYVGKMFNDDWMRERGFLEENITKAEDVIKDHIDKELIVVRTEELVSHAIERMRKYKISQIPVVDINGFVGSVDETDLFRSYVADKNVAEKPIKEVMGKPFPIVKLGTPIEEVSKLFSKENDAVLVDLGNGHHHIITKYDIIGSIK; this is encoded by the coding sequence ATGGACTTTTCAAATAACATTTTAGAAACAATTGGTAATACGCCATTGGTAAAACTCAACAAAATTGTTGCTGAAATTGATGCGTTAGTATTGGCAAAAGTCGAAACCTTTAATCCTGGTAATTCTGTAAAAGACAGAATGGCGGTAAAAATGATTGAAGATGCAGAGGCAGATGGCCGACTTAAACCAGGAGGAACTATTATAGAAGGAACTTCTGGAAATACAGGAATGGGCCTTGCACTTGTTGCAATCGTAAAAGGATACAAATTAATTTGTGTAATCTCAGACAAACAGTCAAAAGAGAAAATGGATATCCTTCGCGCTGTTGGTGCAAAAGTTGTTGTTTGCCCTACAGATGTTGAACCTACAGATCCACGTTCTTATTATTCTGTTTCAAAACGTTTAGCAGAAGAAACACCAAATTCTTGGTATGTAAATCAGTACGATAACATGTCAAATTCGTTGGCGCATTACGAACAGACTGGACCTGAAATCTGGAAACAGACGGAAGGAAAAATTACACATTTTGTCGTAGGAGTTGGAACGGGAGGAACTATTTCTGGAGTTGGAAAATACTTGAAAGAGCAAAACCCAAATATCAAAATCTGGGGAATCGATACTTATGGTTCAGTTTTTAAAAAATACCATGAAACAGGAATCTTCGATGAGAACGAAATCTACTCTTATATTACTGAAGGTATCGGAGAAGATATTTTGCCAAAAAATGTTGATTTTTCTTTAATTGATGGTTTTACAAAAGTTACCGATAAAGATGCAGCTGTCTATACCAGAAAGATTGCCCTTGAAGAAGGTATTTTTGTTGGAAATTCGGCAGGAGCTTGTATAAAAGGCTTGTTACAGTTGAAAGAGCACTTTAAGCCAGAAGATGTTGTTGTGGTATTATTTCACGATTCTGGAAGTCGATATGTAGGTAAAATGTTCAACGATGACTGGATGCGCGAACGTGGATTTTTAGAAGAAAATATAACAAAAGCAGAAGACGTTATTAAAGATCATATCGATAAAGAACTAATTGTTGTACGTACAGAAGAATTGGTTTCTCATGCAATTGAGCGTATGCGTAAATATAAAATTTCGCAGATTCCGGTGGTAGATATCAATGGATTTGTGGGCTCTGTAGATGAAACTGATTTATTTAGAAGTTATGTTGCTGATAAAAACGTTGCCGAAAAACCAATTAAAGAGGTAATGGGGAAACCTTTCCCAATCGTAAAATTAGGAACGCCAATCGAAGAAGTTTCAAAACTTTTCAGCAAAGAAAATGATGCTGTTTTGGTCGATTTAGGAAACGGACACCATCACATTATTACTAAGTATGATATTATTGGCTCAATAAAATAA
- a CDS encoding DUF2851 family protein has product MKEDFLHYIWRFKKFDSLNLKSAQGEPITILKTGDYLELAGPDFFNANIEIGNQKWAGNVEIHLKSSDWYLHNHEKDPAYKNVILHVVWENDTAIFRENNTEIPVLVLKDYISKEIIENYNALLSPKTWISCERQLREIDGFVFKNWQERLFFERLERKSTFIYQLLEETNQDWEAVLFCLLARNFGLNTNGNSFLQISKAIPFSVIRKESFEAENLEALLFGTSGLLEAEKEDVYYKDLQFRYFYLRHKYQIEKTYTDPLQFFKLRPDNFPTIRLSQLASLYYKHQNLFSKIIDLKSVEEVYHLLSVSASSYWQNHYQFDKESPKKSKMLSKSFVDLLIINTIIPLQFAYSNIRGELIIEDLIDFMNEMASEKNAIIDKFNSFGIKPQSAFESQGLLELKNEYCDHKACLKCAIGLELLKNN; this is encoded by the coding sequence ATGAAAGAAGACTTCCTTCATTATATATGGAGATTCAAGAAATTTGACAGCTTGAATTTAAAATCTGCTCAAGGTGAGCCAATTACTATTCTTAAAACTGGCGATTATTTAGAACTTGCTGGGCCAGACTTTTTTAATGCGAATATAGAAATCGGAAACCAAAAATGGGCGGGTAATGTAGAGATCCATTTAAAATCTTCAGATTGGTATTTGCATAACCATGAAAAAGACCCGGCTTATAAAAATGTCATTCTTCATGTAGTATGGGAGAATGATACAGCTATTTTTAGAGAGAATAATACTGAGATTCCTGTTTTGGTTCTTAAAGATTATATCTCAAAGGAAATAATAGAAAATTATAATGCATTGCTTTCTCCAAAAACATGGATTTCCTGTGAAAGGCAATTGAGAGAAATTGATGGATTTGTTTTTAAAAATTGGCAGGAAAGACTGTTTTTTGAGCGTTTGGAGCGCAAATCTACGTTTATTTATCAATTATTGGAAGAAACCAATCAGGATTGGGAAGCAGTCTTATTTTGCCTTCTAGCAAGGAATTTCGGTTTAAATACCAATGGCAATTCCTTTCTGCAGATTTCAAAAGCAATTCCGTTTTCAGTAATAAGAAAAGAAAGTTTTGAAGCCGAAAATCTAGAAGCGCTGCTTTTTGGAACTTCAGGATTGTTAGAAGCAGAGAAAGAGGATGTTTATTATAAAGATTTACAATTTCGCTATTTCTATTTACGGCATAAATATCAAATAGAAAAGACTTATACAGATCCTCTTCAGTTTTTTAAGCTCCGTCCAGATAATTTTCCAACAATAAGGCTTTCTCAATTAGCATCTTTATATTATAAACATCAAAATCTGTTTTCAAAAATAATTGATTTAAAATCTGTTGAAGAAGTATATCATCTATTGAGTGTTTCTGCAAGTTCTTATTGGCAGAATCATTATCAGTTTGACAAAGAAAGTCCAAAGAAATCCAAAATGCTTTCAAAATCATTTGTAGATTTATTGATTATCAATACTATAATTCCGCTTCAATTTGCTTATTCCAATATTAGAGGAGAATTAATAATCGAAGATTTGATTGATTTTATGAATGAAATGGCTTCTGAGAAAAATGCTATTATTGATAAGTTTAATTCGTTTGGAATAAAGCCTCAATCAGCATTTGAAAGTCAGGGATTGCTAGAGCTTAAAAATGAATATTGTGATCATAAGGCATGTCTTAAGTGTGCCATCGGATTAGAGTTGCTTAAAAATAATTAG
- a CDS encoding SusC/RagA family TonB-linked outer membrane protein, with protein MKLKLNGFLVLLVALITQLTFAQERTVSGVVSDNAGLPLPGVSVLVKGTKSGTQTDFDGKFSIKASSSEVLIFTYIGMKTQEVAASSTSLSVKLTSNTTELESVVVTALGIKREKKALGYTTQEIKGEDLVGGTTGANFINDLSGKSAGVQIRRNTNFGGSTNAVSRGVKNLTGNNQMLIVIDGMPVNNSNINSSNGAQTSGARNTYDYGNAGMDINPDDIETLNILKGAAASALYGFQAGNGVIMITTKKGKAQKGMGVTISSEFGVGSVDKNTFPDYQSKYGQGYGPTYDAAGNPKGTPVGPTGAFFVIDKNGNQVVSTTDDASYGVAFDPNLSVYTWESYTPYSSKFGQKSPWVAAKNGPITFFQTAQTFNNSISFEGGSDKSNFVINYNNYKENGILPNSELKKNNASIKFNQKMTDKLSVSVFANYLAQTTTGRNATGYGGDNVAGLFRQWWGTNVDIQSQKEVFQNSGGQNISWNMADPANGNTNPKYWDNPYFTRYKNYQTDERNRFIGYGQLDYKFTDWLNATGKISTDSYSELREERKAVGSLAGTFGINRLAVGSGYQKYTGMFSEQNYQLTLNFNKKLTEDFTLTGLVGYNALRTRRTSTLASTDGGLIIPGIYSLSNSVNPSPFPIETEDNTAVNSVYASASLGFRDFLYLEGTVRNDAFSMLPQDDNDVNTYSVSGSYVFTKHINAPWLTFGKLRASYAENPQGSIEPYALQDVFTKFNPFGSNQLYSRPNTANNPDLHPVKTTSKELGLEMQFFDRRLGFDVAVYKSLSADQIFAVDYSTATGNSSRFINAGSVENKGVEVIFNATPFRTKDFQWDINLNWSKNENTVVALTEGVDVLTIGTFQGGVSIVGTKGHAYGDILGKDYIYKDGQRVTKNGVYLQTPTATNVIGNVTPDWIGGIRNKFTYKQVSLGFLIDIQKGGDIFSLDQYYGQSSGLFSSTAGNNELGNPVRNTLANGGGVILPGVNEDGTPNTTRTPSPEVAGSIYGYNNNPQKAFVYDASYVKLREVSITYSFPKQLIAKAGLNDLRLSLVGSNLWIISKNLPDADPESGISSGNLSSGYSGGSLPTTRNIGCNLTLKF; from the coding sequence ATGAAACTAAAGTTAAATGGATTCTTAGTGCTTCTGGTGGCGCTGATTACGCAACTAACCTTTGCGCAAGAAAGAACTGTTTCGGGTGTGGTTTCCGATAATGCAGGATTGCCTCTTCCGGGTGTGAGTGTATTAGTTAAAGGAACTAAAAGCGGAACGCAAACAGATTTTGATGGAAAATTCTCTATCAAAGCATCGTCAAGCGAAGTCTTGATTTTTACTTACATTGGAATGAAAACGCAAGAAGTTGCAGCTAGTTCTACATCTTTAAGTGTAAAATTAACTAGCAATACTACAGAGTTAGAAAGTGTTGTGGTTACAGCCCTTGGTATTAAGAGAGAGAAAAAAGCTCTTGGATATACTACTCAGGAAATAAAAGGAGAAGATTTAGTTGGTGGTACTACAGGTGCTAACTTTATTAATGATCTTTCTGGTAAATCTGCTGGGGTGCAAATTAGAAGAAACACCAACTTTGGAGGATCTACAAACGCAGTTTCAAGAGGTGTTAAAAACCTTACAGGAAATAACCAAATGCTTATTGTAATTGATGGTATGCCTGTTAATAACTCGAATATAAATTCAAGTAATGGAGCACAGACTTCTGGAGCACGTAATACTTATGATTATGGTAATGCGGGTATGGATATTAACCCTGATGATATTGAAACATTAAATATATTGAAAGGTGCTGCAGCATCTGCTTTATATGGGTTTCAAGCTGGTAACGGTGTAATTATGATTACTACTAAAAAAGGGAAAGCTCAGAAAGGTATGGGAGTTACTATATCAAGTGAGTTTGGGGTTGGTTCAGTTGATAAAAACACTTTCCCTGATTACCAAAGCAAATATGGACAAGGTTATGGACCAACTTATGATGCCGCAGGAAATCCAAAAGGTACTCCAGTTGGACCAACAGGTGCGTTTTTTGTTATAGATAAAAATGGTAACCAAGTGGTAAGTACTACAGATGATGCTTCTTACGGTGTTGCGTTTGATCCAAATCTTTCTGTTTATACTTGGGAATCTTATACTCCATATTCTTCAAAATTTGGACAAAAATCTCCTTGGGTAGCTGCTAAAAATGGACCAATTACATTTTTTCAAACAGCTCAAACCTTCAATAACTCAATCTCTTTTGAAGGTGGTTCAGATAAAAGCAACTTTGTTATCAATTACAACAATTATAAAGAGAATGGTATTTTGCCAAATAGTGAATTGAAGAAAAATAATGCAAGTATTAAATTCAATCAGAAAATGACAGATAAATTATCTGTAAGTGTTTTTGCAAATTATTTAGCTCAAACTACAACAGGTAGAAATGCTACTGGTTATGGTGGTGATAACGTAGCAGGTTTATTCCGTCAATGGTGGGGAACTAACGTAGATATTCAATCTCAGAAAGAAGTTTTCCAAAATTCTGGTGGACAAAATATTTCATGGAACATGGCAGATCCTGCTAATGGAAATACAAATCCTAAATATTGGGATAACCCGTATTTTACAAGATATAAAAATTACCAAACAGATGAAAGAAATCGTTTTATCGGTTATGGTCAGTTAGATTATAAATTTACAGATTGGTTAAACGCTACAGGAAAAATAAGTACAGATAGTTATTCTGAATTGCGTGAAGAGAGAAAAGCGGTAGGATCTTTGGCGGGTACATTTGGTATCAACCGTCTAGCTGTTGGTTCAGGATATCAAAAATATACAGGTATGTTTTCTGAGCAAAACTATCAGCTTACATTAAACTTCAATAAAAAACTTACTGAAGATTTCACATTGACAGGTTTGGTTGGGTACAATGCTTTAAGAACTAGACGTACATCTACATTGGCTTCTACAGATGGAGGATTAATTATTCCTGGAATCTATTCATTATCAAATTCAGTAAATCCTTCTCCATTCCCAATTGAGACTGAGGACAATACAGCTGTGAACAGTGTTTATGCTTCTGCTTCTCTAGGATTCAGAGATTTCCTTTATCTAGAAGGAACAGTACGTAATGATGCATTCTCGATGTTGCCACAAGATGATAACGATGTTAATACGTACTCAGTTTCTGGAAGTTACGTTTTCACAAAACATATTAATGCACCATGGTTAACTTTTGGTAAATTAAGAGCTAGTTATGCTGAGAATCCACAAGGAAGTATTGAGCCTTATGCATTGCAAGATGTATTTACTAAATTTAACCCATTTGGTTCAAACCAACTTTATTCAAGACCAAACACTGCAAATAACCCAGATTTACACCCTGTAAAAACTACATCTAAAGAACTTGGTTTAGAGATGCAATTCTTTGACAGAAGATTAGGTTTTGATGTAGCTGTTTATAAAAGTTTAAGTGCAGATCAAATTTTTGCGGTAGATTATTCTACTGCCACTGGTAACTCTTCTAGATTCATAAACGCAGGATCAGTAGAAAATAAAGGTGTTGAGGTAATATTCAATGCAACTCCTTTTAGAACAAAAGATTTTCAGTGGGATATTAACCTAAACTGGTCTAAAAATGAAAATACAGTTGTAGCTTTAACAGAAGGTGTGGATGTTTTAACAATTGGTACATTCCAAGGAGGTGTTAGTATTGTTGGTACAAAAGGGCATGCCTATGGAGATATCCTTGGGAAAGATTATATCTACAAAGATGGACAAAGAGTAACTAAAAATGGAGTGTATTTACAAACTCCAACCGCTACTAATGTAATTGGTAATGTTACTCCAGACTGGATTGGTGGTATCCGTAACAAATTTACTTATAAACAAGTTTCTCTAGGTTTCTTAATTGATATTCAAAAAGGAGGAGATATTTTCTCTCTTGACCAATATTATGGACAAAGCTCTGGATTATTTAGTTCTACAGCAGGAAACAATGAGCTTGGAAATCCTGTAAGAAATACATTGGCAAATGGTGGAGGTGTTATTTTACCAGGAGTAAATGAAGATGGAACTCCTAATACTACAAGAACACCAAGTCCTGAAGTAGCAGGAAGTATCTATGGTTACAATAATAATCCTCAAAAAGCATTTGTTTATGATGCAAGTTATGTAAAATTAAGAGAAGTAAGTATTACTTATAGCTTCCCTAAACAACTTATAGCTAAAGCAGGTTTAAATGATTTACGTCTTTCTTTAGTAGGATCTAACTTATGGATCATCAGTAAAAATCTTCCAGATGCAGATCCAGAAAGTGGTATAAGTTCAGGTAACTTATCATCAGGTTATTCAGGAGGTTCACTTCCGACAACAAGAAATATTGGTTGTAACCTAACATTAAAATTTTAA